From one Amycolatopsis sp. FDAARGOS 1241 genomic stretch:
- a CDS encoding SSI family serine proteinase inhibitor yields MVFSSFAPIAAAVLGLGGVTAPVPASALQLTMHETTGRVSAVSLTCDPAGGTHPKAGAACATLTGADGDISRIKPRLQRCTMIYSPVDVAAFGTWHGRPVTFHATFANKCAADAQTAGVFGF; encoded by the coding sequence ATGGTATTTTCTTCCTTCGCCCCGATCGCGGCGGCCGTGCTCGGCCTCGGCGGGGTCACGGCCCCGGTGCCCGCGTCGGCGCTCCAGCTGACCATGCACGAGACGACAGGGCGCGTCAGCGCCGTTTCGCTCACCTGCGACCCCGCCGGCGGCACCCACCCGAAGGCCGGCGCGGCCTGCGCGACGCTCACGGGCGCCGACGGTGACATCTCGCGGATCAAGCCCCGCCTGCAGCGCTGCACGATGATCTACTCGCCGGTCGACGTCGCGGCGTTCGGCACGTGGCACGGCCGGCCGGTCACGTTCCACGCGACGTTCGCGAACAAGTGCGCCGCCGACGCCCAGACCGCGGGTGTGTTCGGCTTCTAA